A window of Juglans regia cultivar Chandler chromosome 7, Walnut 2.0, whole genome shotgun sequence contains these coding sequences:
- the LOC108992632 gene encoding uncharacterized mitochondrial protein AtMg00810-like: MLVAKLPREPHTFAQAVSDPKWIATMENEFQVLQENGTWSLFPRPQDRNVIRNTWVFKIKQKPDSTMERLTQSLLNLGFIGSLVDTSLFMLQQFDVHIFILIYVDDIIVTLTHLTRITELIGSLQTEFKMKDLGDLSYFLGIHVHQDDKRIHLNQAKYIVDLLGRVNMVRAKAYTTPCTSPKKLTKFDGDPLPDLTQFRHIVKALQYCTLTKPDISYSVNQLCQFMHCPTTAHFTAAKRVLRYLKGTTDFGLYLTLGPLHLEAFCDSDWAVDPADRRSTSGYSVFLGQNLISWQANKQPVVSRSSIEAKYLSMAIATIELYWLRMLLKELQINVTAPPHLWCDNLGATALAYNLIFHARIKHIEVDYHFIREKVFHKDIVINYISTNNQCADIFTP, encoded by the exons ATGTTGGTTGCCAAATTACCTCGTGAGCCTCACACCTTTGCCCAAGCTGTGTCAGATCCTAAATGGATTGCTACTATGGAAAATGAGTTCCAGGTCTTGCAGGAAAATGGAACTTGGTCCCTCTTTCCAAGACCACAAGATAGAAATGTCATAAGAAATACATGGGTATTTAAGATAAAGCAAAAGCCTGATAGCACCATGGAAAG GTTAACTCAATCCCTTCTTAACCTTGGATTTATAGGTTCCTTGGTTGACACCTCATTGTTTATGCTTCAACAATTTGATGTTCATATCTTTATTCtaatttatgtggatgatattattgtCACACTCACTCATTTAACAAGGATTACTGAGTTAATTGGCAGTCTACaaactgagtttaaaatgaaagatcttggtgaCTTGTCCTACTTCCTTGGCATCCATGTTCATCAAGATGACAAACGGATTCATCTTAATCAAGCCAAATACATTGTAGATTTGCTAGGCAGAGTAAATATGGTCAGGGCTAAAGCTTATACTACACCTTGTACATCACCTAAGAAACTCACCAAGTTTGATGGGGATCCACTACCTGATCTAACACAATTCAGACATATAGTTAAGGCTTTGCAGTATTGTACATTGACAAAACCTGATATATCTTACTCTGTCAATCAACTATGTCAATTTATGCATTGTCCTACTACTGCACATTTCACTGCAGCCAAACGTGTATTGAGATACTTGAAGGGTACAACAGACTTTGGACTCTACCTTACACTGGGACCACTTCATTTAGAAGCCTTttgtgattcagattgggcaGTAGATCCAGCTGACCGCAGGTCTACCAGTGGCTACAGTGTTTTCCTTGGCCAAAATCTAATTTCTTGGCAAGCTAATAAACAACCTGTGGTGTCTAGGTCAAGCATAGAGGCAAAATATCTCTCTATGGCTATTGCAACAATTGAATTATATTGGTTAAGGATGCTATTAAAGGAATTACAAATCAATGTAACTGCTCCTCCTCACCTATGGTGTGACAATTTGGGTGCTACTGCATTAGCTTATAACCTAATTTTTCATGCAAGAATTAAACATATTGAAGTTGATTATCATTTCATTAGGGAGAAGGTTTTTCACAAGGATATtgtaattaattacatttcCACTAATAATCAGTGTGCTGATATTTTTACCCCATGA
- the LOC108992652 gene encoding ferric reduction oxidase 4-like isoform X1 yields MIISSMKTALRIIFLAAFLGWVIVWVLLPTKTYKQAWTPTLNSKLNSTYFGEQGTNLLLFTFPMIFIAILGCVYLHFQNKSKNMNSKRDVVTSNHLAFWRRPVLVMAPLGIVTAVELAFAAMFVLLLIWSLSNYLHVSFDHLHMHKAGEKVWQAKFRSVSLRLGYVGNICWAFLFFPVTRGSSILPLVGLTSESSIKYHIWLSHVSMILFAAHTVGFIIYWAMTDQMAQLLEWSRDWVPNVAGEIAIVFALAMWVTSFPRVRRKMFEVFFYTHHLYILYIFFYVLHVGTAYFCMILPGIFLFLVDRFLRFLQSRQSARLVSARILPCDTVELNFSKSQGLNYNPTSIMFINVPSISKFQWHPFTVTSCCDMEPDKLSVAIKREGSWSQKLFQELSSPVDHLKVSVEGPYGPSSSHFLRHESLVMVSGGSGITPFVSIIREIIFRSQNGSLNVPRVLLVCAFKNSVDLAILDLLIPISGAPTQTSKMQLQIEAYVTRNKEQPSIDSQKLIQTKWFKPDQTDSLISPALGSNNWLWLGAIISSSFVMFLLFVGIVTRYYIYPIEQNNNETYNFSFYSLWDMFLVFTCILLVSSAIFLRCKKQNSREGKQIQNSDVPTPTNSPGSWFNVADRELESLPHQSLVQATNVHFGARPDLKKVLLECTGLDVGVLVCGPRKMRHEVAKICSSGLAENLHFESISFNW; encoded by the exons atgatcatcAGTAGTATGAAGACAGCATTAAGGATAATTTTCCTTGCGGCGTTTCTTGGGTGGGTCATAGTTTGGGTTCTTTTGCCAACCAAAACATACAAGCAAGCATGGACTCCCACCCTAAACAGCAAGCTCAATTCAACATATTTTGGAGAACAAG GGACAAATCTTCTGCTTTTTACATTTCCCATGATATTTATAGCAATTTTGGGCTGCGTTTATCTCCACTTTCAGAACAAATCAAAGAATATGAACTCCAAAAG AGACGTTGTTACAAGCAATCATTTGGCCTTTTGGAGACGTCCGGTGCTTGTGATGGCTCCTCTTGGAATTGTTACTGCAGTGGAGCTTGCTTTTGCAGCCATGTTTGTTTTGCTCTTAATCTGGTCTTTATCCAATTATTTACACGTCAGCTTCGATCACCTCCATATGCATAAAGCAGGCGAGAAAGT GTGGCAAGCAAAGTTTCGAAGTGTATCATTGAGACTGGGGTATGTTGGAAACATATGCTGGgcatttctcttctttcctgTGACTCGAGGTTCTTCAATATTGCCTCTTGTTGGACTGACATCAGAGTCTAGCATCAAGTATCATATCTGGCTCAGTCATGTTTCAATGATTCTTTTTGCCGCACATACCGTAGGTTTCATCATTTATTGGGCTATGACTGATCAAATGGCTcag TTGCTTGAGTGGAGCCGTGATTGGGTGCCAAATGTAGCTGGGGAGATTGCAATAGTATTTGCATTGGCTATGTGGGTTACGAGCTTTCCTCGCGTTAGGCGAAAGATGTTTGAGGTTTTCTTCTATACCCACCATCTTTACATTCTCTATATCTTCTTCTACGTATTGCATGTTGGCACTGCCTACTTCTGCATGATCCTTCCTGGGatcttcctcttccttgtcGATCGATTCTTGAGATTCCTACAGTCGAGACAAAGTGCTAGGTTGGTATCTGCACGCATTCTACCTTGTGACACTGTGGAACTAAACTTCTCCAAGAGCCAAG GTTTGAATTACAATCCAACAAGCATCATGTTTATAAATGTGCCTAGCATTTCCAAGTTTCAGTGGCATCCTTTCACAGTGACTTCCTGCTGTGATATGGAGCCGGATAAGCTCAGCGTTGCCATCAAACGCGAGGGAAGCTGGTCTCAAAAGCTTTTCCAAGAACTTTCTTCTCCTGTGGATCATCTCAAAGTTTCTGTTGAAGGACCTTATGGGCCTTCTTCATCTCATTTTCTGAG GCACGAGTCCCTGGTGATGGTGAGTGGAGGTAGTGGGATTACTCCTTTCGTGTCTATAATTCGCGAGATCATTTTCCGAAGCCAAAATGGAAGCTTAAACGTCCCGCGTGTTCTCCTCGTGTGTGCCTTCAAGAACTCGGTGGATCTCGCCATACTAGATCTCTTAATTCCTATTTCTGGCGCACCCactcaaacttccaaaatgcaGTTGCAAATAGAAGCCTATGTCACCAGAAACAAAGAGCAGCCATCCATAGATTCCCAGAAGCTCATACAGACCAAATGGTTTAAGCCAGACCAAACAGACTCACTTATTTCTCCCGCACTAGGCTCAAACAATTGGTTATGGCTTGGTGCAATAATCTCGTCATCATTTGTCATGTTCCTTCTCTTTGTAGGCATTGTCACTCGTTACTACATTTACCCTATTGAACAAAACAACAATGAGACTTATAATTTCTCATTCTACTCTCTTTGGGACATGTTTTTGGTATTTACCTGTATTCTCTTAGTTTCTAGTGCAATATTTCTTCGGtgcaagaaacaaaattctagGGAAGGGAAGCAAATCCAAAATTCTGATGTGCCAACACCAACAAATTCACCAGGGTCTTGGTTCAATGTTGCTGATAGGGAGCTGGAAAGCCTTCCCCATCAGTCTCTTGTTCAAGCCACCAACGTGCACTTTGGTGCTAGGCCCGATCTTAAGA AAGTTCTTCTTGAGTGCACAGGATTAGATGTTGGAGTTTTAGTCTGTGGTCCGAGGAAGATGCGACATGAGGTTGCCAAAATTTGTTCGTCTGGTTTGGCAGAAAATCTGCACTTCGAGTCCATCAGCTTCAACTGGTGA
- the LOC108992652 gene encoding ferric reduction oxidase 4-like isoform X2 produces MDSHPKQQAQFNIFWRTRDVVTSNHLAFWRRPVLVMAPLGIVTAVELAFAAMFVLLLIWSLSNYLHVSFDHLHMHKAGEKVWQAKFRSVSLRLGYVGNICWAFLFFPVTRGSSILPLVGLTSESSIKYHIWLSHVSMILFAAHTVGFIIYWAMTDQMAQLLEWSRDWVPNVAGEIAIVFALAMWVTSFPRVRRKMFEVFFYTHHLYILYIFFYVLHVGTAYFCMILPGIFLFLVDRFLRFLQSRQSARLVSARILPCDTVELNFSKSQGLNYNPTSIMFINVPSISKFQWHPFTVTSCCDMEPDKLSVAIKREGSWSQKLFQELSSPVDHLKVSVEGPYGPSSSHFLRHESLVMVSGGSGITPFVSIIREIIFRSQNGSLNVPRVLLVCAFKNSVDLAILDLLIPISGAPTQTSKMQLQIEAYVTRNKEQPSIDSQKLIQTKWFKPDQTDSLISPALGSNNWLWLGAIISSSFVMFLLFVGIVTRYYIYPIEQNNNETYNFSFYSLWDMFLVFTCILLVSSAIFLRCKKQNSREGKQIQNSDVPTPTNSPGSWFNVADRELESLPHQSLVQATNVHFGARPDLKKVLLECTGLDVGVLVCGPRKMRHEVAKICSSGLAENLHFESISFNW; encoded by the exons ATGGACTCCCACCCTAAACAGCAAGCTCAATTCAACATATTTTGGAGAACAAG AGACGTTGTTACAAGCAATCATTTGGCCTTTTGGAGACGTCCGGTGCTTGTGATGGCTCCTCTTGGAATTGTTACTGCAGTGGAGCTTGCTTTTGCAGCCATGTTTGTTTTGCTCTTAATCTGGTCTTTATCCAATTATTTACACGTCAGCTTCGATCACCTCCATATGCATAAAGCAGGCGAGAAAGT GTGGCAAGCAAAGTTTCGAAGTGTATCATTGAGACTGGGGTATGTTGGAAACATATGCTGGgcatttctcttctttcctgTGACTCGAGGTTCTTCAATATTGCCTCTTGTTGGACTGACATCAGAGTCTAGCATCAAGTATCATATCTGGCTCAGTCATGTTTCAATGATTCTTTTTGCCGCACATACCGTAGGTTTCATCATTTATTGGGCTATGACTGATCAAATGGCTcag TTGCTTGAGTGGAGCCGTGATTGGGTGCCAAATGTAGCTGGGGAGATTGCAATAGTATTTGCATTGGCTATGTGGGTTACGAGCTTTCCTCGCGTTAGGCGAAAGATGTTTGAGGTTTTCTTCTATACCCACCATCTTTACATTCTCTATATCTTCTTCTACGTATTGCATGTTGGCACTGCCTACTTCTGCATGATCCTTCCTGGGatcttcctcttccttgtcGATCGATTCTTGAGATTCCTACAGTCGAGACAAAGTGCTAGGTTGGTATCTGCACGCATTCTACCTTGTGACACTGTGGAACTAAACTTCTCCAAGAGCCAAG GTTTGAATTACAATCCAACAAGCATCATGTTTATAAATGTGCCTAGCATTTCCAAGTTTCAGTGGCATCCTTTCACAGTGACTTCCTGCTGTGATATGGAGCCGGATAAGCTCAGCGTTGCCATCAAACGCGAGGGAAGCTGGTCTCAAAAGCTTTTCCAAGAACTTTCTTCTCCTGTGGATCATCTCAAAGTTTCTGTTGAAGGACCTTATGGGCCTTCTTCATCTCATTTTCTGAG GCACGAGTCCCTGGTGATGGTGAGTGGAGGTAGTGGGATTACTCCTTTCGTGTCTATAATTCGCGAGATCATTTTCCGAAGCCAAAATGGAAGCTTAAACGTCCCGCGTGTTCTCCTCGTGTGTGCCTTCAAGAACTCGGTGGATCTCGCCATACTAGATCTCTTAATTCCTATTTCTGGCGCACCCactcaaacttccaaaatgcaGTTGCAAATAGAAGCCTATGTCACCAGAAACAAAGAGCAGCCATCCATAGATTCCCAGAAGCTCATACAGACCAAATGGTTTAAGCCAGACCAAACAGACTCACTTATTTCTCCCGCACTAGGCTCAAACAATTGGTTATGGCTTGGTGCAATAATCTCGTCATCATTTGTCATGTTCCTTCTCTTTGTAGGCATTGTCACTCGTTACTACATTTACCCTATTGAACAAAACAACAATGAGACTTATAATTTCTCATTCTACTCTCTTTGGGACATGTTTTTGGTATTTACCTGTATTCTCTTAGTTTCTAGTGCAATATTTCTTCGGtgcaagaaacaaaattctagGGAAGGGAAGCAAATCCAAAATTCTGATGTGCCAACACCAACAAATTCACCAGGGTCTTGGTTCAATGTTGCTGATAGGGAGCTGGAAAGCCTTCCCCATCAGTCTCTTGTTCAAGCCACCAACGTGCACTTTGGTGCTAGGCCCGATCTTAAGA AAGTTCTTCTTGAGTGCACAGGATTAGATGTTGGAGTTTTAGTCTGTGGTCCGAGGAAGATGCGACATGAGGTTGCCAAAATTTGTTCGTCTGGTTTGGCAGAAAATCTGCACTTCGAGTCCATCAGCTTCAACTGGTGA
- the LOC108992652 gene encoding ferric reduction oxidase 4-like isoform X3 has translation MDSHPKQQAQFNIFWRTRWQAKFRSVSLRLGYVGNICWAFLFFPVTRGSSILPLVGLTSESSIKYHIWLSHVSMILFAAHTVGFIIYWAMTDQMAQLLEWSRDWVPNVAGEIAIVFALAMWVTSFPRVRRKMFEVFFYTHHLYILYIFFYVLHVGTAYFCMILPGIFLFLVDRFLRFLQSRQSARLVSARILPCDTVELNFSKSQGLNYNPTSIMFINVPSISKFQWHPFTVTSCCDMEPDKLSVAIKREGSWSQKLFQELSSPVDHLKVSVEGPYGPSSSHFLRHESLVMVSGGSGITPFVSIIREIIFRSQNGSLNVPRVLLVCAFKNSVDLAILDLLIPISGAPTQTSKMQLQIEAYVTRNKEQPSIDSQKLIQTKWFKPDQTDSLISPALGSNNWLWLGAIISSSFVMFLLFVGIVTRYYIYPIEQNNNETYNFSFYSLWDMFLVFTCILLVSSAIFLRCKKQNSREGKQIQNSDVPTPTNSPGSWFNVADRELESLPHQSLVQATNVHFGARPDLKKVLLECTGLDVGVLVCGPRKMRHEVAKICSSGLAENLHFESISFNW, from the exons ATGGACTCCCACCCTAAACAGCAAGCTCAATTCAACATATTTTGGAGAACAAG GTGGCAAGCAAAGTTTCGAAGTGTATCATTGAGACTGGGGTATGTTGGAAACATATGCTGGgcatttctcttctttcctgTGACTCGAGGTTCTTCAATATTGCCTCTTGTTGGACTGACATCAGAGTCTAGCATCAAGTATCATATCTGGCTCAGTCATGTTTCAATGATTCTTTTTGCCGCACATACCGTAGGTTTCATCATTTATTGGGCTATGACTGATCAAATGGCTcag TTGCTTGAGTGGAGCCGTGATTGGGTGCCAAATGTAGCTGGGGAGATTGCAATAGTATTTGCATTGGCTATGTGGGTTACGAGCTTTCCTCGCGTTAGGCGAAAGATGTTTGAGGTTTTCTTCTATACCCACCATCTTTACATTCTCTATATCTTCTTCTACGTATTGCATGTTGGCACTGCCTACTTCTGCATGATCCTTCCTGGGatcttcctcttccttgtcGATCGATTCTTGAGATTCCTACAGTCGAGACAAAGTGCTAGGTTGGTATCTGCACGCATTCTACCTTGTGACACTGTGGAACTAAACTTCTCCAAGAGCCAAG GTTTGAATTACAATCCAACAAGCATCATGTTTATAAATGTGCCTAGCATTTCCAAGTTTCAGTGGCATCCTTTCACAGTGACTTCCTGCTGTGATATGGAGCCGGATAAGCTCAGCGTTGCCATCAAACGCGAGGGAAGCTGGTCTCAAAAGCTTTTCCAAGAACTTTCTTCTCCTGTGGATCATCTCAAAGTTTCTGTTGAAGGACCTTATGGGCCTTCTTCATCTCATTTTCTGAG GCACGAGTCCCTGGTGATGGTGAGTGGAGGTAGTGGGATTACTCCTTTCGTGTCTATAATTCGCGAGATCATTTTCCGAAGCCAAAATGGAAGCTTAAACGTCCCGCGTGTTCTCCTCGTGTGTGCCTTCAAGAACTCGGTGGATCTCGCCATACTAGATCTCTTAATTCCTATTTCTGGCGCACCCactcaaacttccaaaatgcaGTTGCAAATAGAAGCCTATGTCACCAGAAACAAAGAGCAGCCATCCATAGATTCCCAGAAGCTCATACAGACCAAATGGTTTAAGCCAGACCAAACAGACTCACTTATTTCTCCCGCACTAGGCTCAAACAATTGGTTATGGCTTGGTGCAATAATCTCGTCATCATTTGTCATGTTCCTTCTCTTTGTAGGCATTGTCACTCGTTACTACATTTACCCTATTGAACAAAACAACAATGAGACTTATAATTTCTCATTCTACTCTCTTTGGGACATGTTTTTGGTATTTACCTGTATTCTCTTAGTTTCTAGTGCAATATTTCTTCGGtgcaagaaacaaaattctagGGAAGGGAAGCAAATCCAAAATTCTGATGTGCCAACACCAACAAATTCACCAGGGTCTTGGTTCAATGTTGCTGATAGGGAGCTGGAAAGCCTTCCCCATCAGTCTCTTGTTCAAGCCACCAACGTGCACTTTGGTGCTAGGCCCGATCTTAAGA AAGTTCTTCTTGAGTGCACAGGATTAGATGTTGGAGTTTTAGTCTGTGGTCCGAGGAAGATGCGACATGAGGTTGCCAAAATTTGTTCGTCTGGTTTGGCAGAAAATCTGCACTTCGAGTCCATCAGCTTCAACTGGTGA